The Ahaetulla prasina isolate Xishuangbanna chromosome 4, ASM2864084v1, whole genome shotgun sequence genome has a window encoding:
- the ALG2 gene encoding alpha-1,3/1,6-mannosyltransferase ALG2 translates to MAAADHKANGEEPRKGPSVFFLHPDLGIGGAERLIIDAALALRARGCRVQIWTPRYDSSRCFSETAQLDVRVAGDWLPRNIFGRCHALCAVLRMMWLALHVLLLSGEEFDVFVCDQVSACIPILRLARTHKKVLFYCHFPDQLLTKRKSLLKRFYRAPLDWLEEYTTGMADCILVNSYFTANIFKQTFKSLCHMNPEVLYPSLNVNSFDTAISANIANLVPNGNKKFLFLSINRYERKKNLVLALKALHDLRGRLDAQSWSEVHLVLAGGYDEAVNENVEYFAELKALAIKLQIDEHITFLRSFSDEQKVALLHNSICVLYTPSNEHFGIVPLEAMYMKCPVVAVNSGGPVESVVDNQTGFLCNPLPTQFSEAMEKFIKDPNLKRTMGVAGRIRVLEKFSSEAFTEKLYQYILKLIL, encoded by the exons ATGGCCGCAGCGGATCACAAAGCAAATGGCGAGGAGCCGCGAAAGGGACCGTCCGTTTTTTTTCTGCACCCGGATCTCGGCATCGGTGGGGCAGAGAGGCTGATAATAGACGCGGCTCTGGCTCTCCGCGCGCGAGGCTGTCGCGTGCAGATTTGGACCCCGCGCTACGATTCCTCGCGCTGCTTCTCCGAGACGGCTCAGCTAGACGTGCGCGTAGCGGGCGACTGGCTGCCCAGGAACATTTTCGGAAGGTGCCACGCGCTCTGCGCCGTGCTACGCATGATGTGGCTGGCTCTGCATGTGCTGCTGCTTAGTGGAGAGGAGTTTGATGTCTTTGTTTGTGACCAG gTGTCTGCATGCATTCCAATACTACGTCTAGCTCGGACTCATAAGAAGGTTTTGTTTTACTGTCACTTTCCTGATCAACTCTTAACCAAGAGGAAATCATTGCTTAAACGCTTCTACAGAGCTCCACTAGATTGGTTAGAAGAGTATACAACTGGCATGGCTGATTGTATTCTTGTCAATAGTTACTTCACAGCAAATATTTTCAAACAAACCTTCAAATCCTTGTGTCATATGAATCCAGAGGTCCTTTATCCCTCTTTGAATGTCAATAGCTTTGATACTGCTATTTCTGCAAATATTGCTAATTTAGTTCCTAATGGGAACAAGAAATTCTTATTTCTTTCCATCAAtagatatgaaagaaagaaaaatttagtTTTGGCTTTGAAAGCGTTACACGATCTTCGTGGTAGACTTGATGCTCAAAGCTGGAGTGAAGTTCATCTGGTTTTAGCTGGTGGTTATGATGAGGCGGTTAATGAAAATGTGGAATATTTTGCTGAATTAAAAGCACTCGCTATCAAACTTCAGATTGATGAGCATATCACATTTCTGAGATCATTTTCTGATGAGCAGAAAGTAGCTCTTCTACACAATTCCATATGTGTCCTGTATACACCAAGTAATGAACATTTTGGTATAGTTCCATTAGAAGCTATGTACATGAAGTGCCCAGTTGTTGCCGTAAATTCCGGAGGACCCGTGGAATCAGTTGTAGACAATCAAACAGGTTTTCTGTGCAATCCTCTTCCAACCCAGTTTTCAGAAGCCATGGAGAAATTTATAAAAGATCCTAATTTAAAGAGAACAATGGGAGTCGCTGGGAGAATCAGAGTTTTGGAAAAGTTTTCATCAGAAGCATTCACAGAAAAGCTGTATCAATATATCCTTAAGTTAATATTGTGA
- the SEC61B gene encoding protein transport protein Sec61 subunit beta encodes MPGPNPSATSVGASSRSPSKAVAPRATGSTVRQRKNASCGTRNAGRSTSAGTGGMWRFYTEDSPGLKVGPVPVLVMSLLFIASVFMLHIWGKYTRS; translated from the exons ATG CCGGGTCCCAATCCTAGTGCCACCAGTGTGGGTGCCTCCAGTCGCTCCCCTAGCAAAGCAGTAGCCCCGCGTGCGACAGGATCCACGGTGCGACAGAG GAAAAATGCAAGCTGTGGAACAAGGAATGCAGGTCGTTCAACTTCTGCTGGTACTGGAGGAATGTGGAGATTTTACACAGAAGATTCACCTGGTCTCAAAGT AGGCCCTGTTCCAGTTCTTGTTATGAGTCTTCTTTTTATTGCATCTGTTTTTATGTTGCACATCTGGGGGAAATATACTCGCTCGTAA